The Nitrospira sp. genome contains a region encoding:
- a CDS encoding caspase family protein, whose protein sequence is MTRSRNPAIIFATRSGGTTIDQDAHGGNPFATALIQLANAEGVSFRQFPTRLRALTINGSKRHQVPQWTRWPERLLWSFQLPPGSRQESRCALLLVVSNYSDNGLAPLAGAACDERRLAKMFAAHGFSVVQGIAPCRAALLDALDNFGRQALQHDVAVVYSTGHATEWNGRVYLLPGDYPLVGRGSPARLRTQAISVDRIATACRARRLNFVFFAGCRTLISQGSANKVVNRSRPKRGT, encoded by the coding sequence ATGACCCGAAGTCGTAACCCAGCAATTATCTTCGCAACTCGTTCAGGCGGGACCACGATCGACCAGGACGCCCACGGTGGTAATCCGTTTGCGACCGCTTTGATTCAGCTGGCAAATGCGGAAGGCGTTTCCTTTCGGCAGTTTCCCACACGGCTGCGAGCGCTGACCATAAACGGTAGCAAGAGGCACCAAGTGCCACAGTGGACGAGGTGGCCCGAACGACTATTGTGGAGTTTTCAGCTTCCGCCCGGCTCTCGACAGGAAAGCCGGTGTGCTCTACTGCTAGTGGTTTCCAACTACTCGGATAACGGCTTAGCGCCGCTAGCCGGCGCAGCATGTGACGAAAGACGATTGGCTAAGATGTTCGCTGCACATGGGTTTTCTGTCGTTCAAGGTATTGCGCCTTGCCGTGCCGCGCTTCTGGACGCTCTGGACAATTTTGGTCGACAGGCACTGCAACACGATGTCGCAGTGGTCTACTCTACCGGTCACGCAACAGAATGGAACGGCAGGGTCTACCTGCTGCCGGGCGACTACCCACTGGTCGGAAGGGGCTCACCAGCGCGGCTACGGACCCAGGCCATATCAGTCGATCGAATTGCCACGGCATGCCGGGCCCGTAGGCTCAACTTCGTATTCTTTGCGGGTTGTCGTACACTCATTTCGCAGGGAAGCGCTAACAAGGTGGTGAACCGGAGCCGCCCAAAACGCGGAACTTGA
- a CDS encoding epoxide hydrolase — protein MTPIVQTSPTQADKQQAADKDTIRPFRVNVPEAELDDMRRRINATRLPEKETVSDFSQGVQLAVMQAVARYWGTDYDWRKIERKLNSYPQFITEIDGLDIHFIHVRSRHEDAIPLIVTHGWPGSPIEQLKIIDPLTNPTAHGSSASDAFHVVIPSMAGYGFSGKPTTPGWDPARMAQAWVKLMKRLGYSRFAAQGGDWGAFVTNLMAEQAPPELIGIHLNFAGTAPPDVAKALQSGGPPPAGLSAKEQRAYDQMAFLYQHVPTQLMMAAHPQTLYGLADSPVALAAWMIDHDVASYDHIAKLFLDGKPYGDLTRDDILDNITLSWLTNTGVSSARLYREYKGAFFNDFNISVPAAVSVFPEEVYQAPRSWTERAFRNLIHFNELPKGGHFAAWEQPGLFAEEVRAGLRSLRK, from the coding sequence ATGACTCCCATTGTCCAAACCAGTCCTACACAAGCAGATAAGCAGCAGGCTGCTGACAAAGATACGATTCGTCCGTTTCGCGTGAATGTGCCGGAAGCGGAACTGGATGATATGCGTCGGCGGATCAACGCCACGCGGTTGCCCGAGAAAGAAACGGTCTCCGATTTTTCGCAAGGCGTGCAACTCGCTGTCATGCAAGCAGTCGCTCGGTATTGGGGCACTGATTATGACTGGCGCAAGATCGAGAGGAAATTGAATTCCTACCCGCAGTTCATCACCGAGATCGATGGGTTGGACATCCACTTCATTCACGTCCGCTCGAGACATGAAGATGCGATTCCGCTTATCGTTACCCACGGCTGGCCCGGCTCACCGATCGAGCAGCTGAAGATCATCGATCCGCTGACCAACCCCACGGCTCACGGCAGCAGCGCGTCGGACGCCTTCCATGTGGTGATCCCGTCAATGGCCGGCTACGGGTTTTCCGGCAAGCCCACGACGCCGGGTTGGGACCCGGCTCGCATGGCGCAGGCATGGGTGAAGCTGATGAAGCGCCTCGGGTATAGCCGATTCGCGGCACAGGGCGGCGATTGGGGTGCATTCGTCACGAACTTGATGGCTGAACAGGCACCTCCGGAGTTGATCGGCATCCATCTGAACTTCGCCGGTACCGCGCCCCCTGACGTTGCCAAGGCGCTTCAGTCCGGCGGGCCACCGCCAGCGGGTCTCTCGGCTAAGGAGCAGCGGGCATACGACCAGATGGCGTTCCTTTACCAGCACGTCCCTACGCAGCTGATGATGGCCGCACATCCGCAAACCCTGTACGGGTTGGCGGACTCACCCGTCGCTCTTGCCGCCTGGATGATCGACCACGACGTGGCCAGCTACGACCATATCGCGAAACTCTTTCTCGATGGGAAGCCCTACGGCGATCTCACACGGGACGACATCCTCGACAACATCACCCTTTCCTGGTTGACGAACACGGGCGTGTCCAGCGCCCGGCTCTATCGGGAATACAAGGGCGCCTTCTTCAACGACTTCAACATCTCCGTTCCGGCAGCCGTAAGCGTTTTTCCTGAAGAGGTCTACCAAGCTCCGCGGAGCTGGACCGAGCGCGCCTTTCGCAACCTCATCCACTTCAACGAGCTTCCCAAGGGCGGCCACTTTGCAGCGTGGGAGCAGCCAGGACTCTTCGCAGAAGAGGTGCGCGCAGGTCTCAGATCGCTGCGCAAATAG
- a CDS encoding HD domain-containing protein, whose amino-acid sequence MESADRPNAPYDGSALIADPIHKYVTFTVPYADPDPHEHTEKDLIDSPWVQRLRYIYQLQSARWVYPSAEHTRFVHSLGTMHVAGRFAKHLYPFLKKAVKEVPSANYVEELLRVTALVHDIGHGPFCHFFDDNYLHAFGLTHERLGQIIIREHLAPLIKKIRRSPSGPFAKGEELNPDQIAHLILKEKGKDNSRLPRWLNMLQPVISGSYTGDNLDYVLRDSYMCGVAVGPVDLTRLIHYTIVTEKGFTIHKTGLPALQMFLNTRMYLYSNVYFHRTTRAIDIHLRDIFGQTMKLLCPNNPQKHMADYRTLTDWSLLEEVRGWKQSRHKARRQLGDEWARILDRDVKWKMAYSTTLKEKGQERGMAFPSHRHFEQQIIKELPAGLKRLPFRVDMALLDPRPDPKDRRGNALYVYDPGTGQVSAEPLEEFLDLLPTRLVQFRIYSPDHNHDAILSQAAATVLNKTPTSLETNY is encoded by the coding sequence ATGGAATCAGCAGACCGACCGAACGCTCCATATGATGGATCGGCACTCATTGCCGATCCGATCCACAAGTACGTCACGTTCACCGTTCCTTACGCCGACCCGGACCCCCACGAGCATACCGAGAAGGACCTGATCGATTCGCCCTGGGTTCAGCGGCTGCGGTACATCTACCAGCTGCAGAGTGCCCGGTGGGTCTATCCCTCGGCCGAGCATACCCGATTCGTCCACTCCTTGGGGACGATGCACGTGGCGGGGCGATTCGCCAAACATCTGTACCCGTTTCTCAAGAAAGCCGTCAAAGAGGTGCCGTCGGCCAACTATGTGGAAGAGCTCTTACGGGTGACGGCCTTGGTTCACGATATCGGGCACGGACCGTTTTGCCATTTCTTCGATGACAACTATCTCCATGCCTTCGGCCTGACGCATGAACGGTTGGGGCAGATCATCATCCGGGAACATTTGGCACCGCTGATCAAGAAAATCCGCCGGAGCCCCTCAGGCCCTTTCGCGAAGGGCGAAGAGCTGAATCCGGACCAGATCGCCCATCTGATCCTCAAAGAAAAAGGGAAAGATAATTCCCGACTCCCTCGATGGCTGAACATGCTCCAGCCCGTGATTTCCGGGAGCTATACCGGAGACAATCTGGACTACGTCTTGAGGGATTCATATATGTGCGGCGTGGCGGTGGGTCCAGTCGATCTGACACGGTTGATTCATTACACGATCGTGACCGAGAAAGGGTTCACGATTCACAAGACCGGACTCCCGGCACTCCAAATGTTCCTGAACACCAGGATGTATCTCTACTCCAACGTCTATTTCCATCGCACTACCAGAGCGATCGACATCCATTTGCGGGACATCTTCGGCCAGACCATGAAGCTGCTCTGTCCCAACAACCCGCAAAAGCACATGGCCGATTATCGCACCCTGACGGACTGGTCGCTCTTGGAGGAGGTCCGCGGCTGGAAACAGTCTCGCCACAAAGCCCGCCGACAATTGGGGGATGAGTGGGCGAGAATCCTGGACCGCGACGTCAAATGGAAGATGGCCTACAGCACGACTTTGAAAGAAAAAGGGCAGGAACGCGGAATGGCATTCCCCAGCCATCGGCACTTTGAGCAGCAGATCATCAAAGAACTGCCGGCCGGTTTGAAGCGGCTCCCATTTCGGGTGGACATGGCCCTGTTGGACCCACGCCCCGATCCCAAGGATCGCCGTGGGAACGCCTTATACGTCTATGACCCTGGGACGGGCCAGGTTTCCGCCGAGCCGCTGGAAGAATTCTTGGATCTTCTTCCCACGAGACTCGTGCAGTTTCGGATTTATTCTCCCGACCACAATCACGACGCGATCCTGTCGCAAGCGGCCGCGACCGTGCTCAACAAGACACCGACCAGCCTCGAAACAAACTACTGA
- a CDS encoding DUF2062 domain-containing protein, translating to MSDVSQHPSSRKTRSFRALLRQVLHLQESPQRTALAFAVGVFIAFSPAYGLHTAMAVLCTWLFGLNLIALLAGAFVNNPWTIIPIMGATYWTGALLLGRTDAPNFDWHDLSFSGIYEQVLPYAAPFILGGLVLSVLGALLSYPAAYLLVVKHRREPDMPAAKPLPPSDQVG from the coding sequence ATGTCCGATGTGAGCCAACACCCCTCTTCTCGAAAGACTCGATCATTCCGCGCGTTGCTGCGACAAGTGCTCCATTTGCAGGAGTCCCCCCAACGCACTGCACTGGCGTTCGCGGTCGGTGTCTTCATCGCGTTCTCGCCGGCGTATGGTCTTCACACCGCCATGGCGGTGCTCTGCACCTGGCTGTTCGGTCTCAATTTGATCGCCCTGCTCGCCGGCGCCTTCGTCAACAATCCGTGGACCATCATTCCAATCATGGGTGCCACCTATTGGACCGGCGCATTGCTCTTGGGACGGACCGATGCACCGAATTTCGATTGGCATGATTTGAGTTTCAGCGGCATTTACGAGCAAGTGCTTCCGTACGCCGCTCCCTTCATCCTGGGAGGGCTCGTGCTGAGCGTGCTGGGTGCCTTGCTATCCTACCCGGCCGCGTATCTCCTCGTGGTCAAACACCGAAGAGAGCCGGACATGCCCGCGGCCAAACCGTTGCCGCCTTCGGACCAGGTGGGCTAA
- the thiL gene encoding thiamine-phosphate kinase — MARRKAKPALQEFALIRDLQRRFARQTSGLVQGIGDDAAVIATSAPAWWHLTTDLLAEGIHFDLKSAAPESVGYRAAMANLSDIAAMGAVPRYLLVALAIPKTITRPQVDELYGGLMKACRLYGVALVGGDTSASMAGLFLSITLIGTSTTRRALFRHGAKVGDQIFVSGTLGDSLAGLRLSARGTRSRSSGKRNAVLSRSHRQFLMRRHFYPTARVAEGQWLNSGRLASAAIDVSDGLSGDLRHICEESRVGAEVDLGKIPISPACRAYAQTVGVSPVQLALTGGEDYELLFTASPKHRELIEREARTRGYRVTCIGTIRPQQFGMQMTSDGRILPMPATSYEHFY; from the coding sequence GTGGCCCGTCGTAAGGCCAAACCAGCCCTCCAGGAATTTGCCCTGATCCGCGATCTCCAGCGCCGGTTTGCCCGGCAGACGTCAGGACTCGTCCAAGGCATCGGCGACGATGCGGCCGTGATTGCGACCTCCGCACCGGCGTGGTGGCACCTCACGACGGATTTGCTCGCTGAGGGCATCCATTTTGACTTGAAGTCCGCCGCTCCCGAGTCAGTCGGATATCGAGCCGCCATGGCCAACCTCAGCGATATTGCCGCGATGGGAGCAGTCCCTCGCTATCTGCTCGTTGCCCTTGCGATCCCGAAAACCATCACGCGGCCGCAGGTCGACGAGTTGTACGGAGGCTTGATGAAGGCCTGCCGGCTCTATGGAGTAGCCCTGGTCGGGGGAGATACGTCGGCATCCATGGCTGGACTTTTCCTCAGCATCACCCTGATCGGAACCAGCACCACACGCCGGGCACTGTTTCGTCATGGCGCAAAAGTGGGAGATCAGATTTTTGTCTCTGGCACGCTCGGAGATTCGCTCGCGGGTCTCCGGCTGTCGGCGCGCGGCACACGCTCCCGTTCCTCAGGCAAGCGGAACGCTGTCTTGTCCCGCTCCCATCGACAGTTTCTCATGCGTCGCCATTTCTATCCGACGGCCAGGGTCGCCGAAGGCCAGTGGCTCAACAGCGGCCGGCTGGCATCGGCCGCCATCGACGTGTCCGACGGCCTCTCCGGCGATCTCCGGCACATCTGCGAGGAAAGTCGTGTCGGCGCGGAGGTGGACCTCGGTAAGATACCGATCTCGCCGGCCTGCCGCGCCTATGCTCAGACCGTTGGAGTCTCGCCGGTTCAACTCGCGCTCACCGGAGGTGAAGACTACGAACTCTTGTTCACCGCTTCGCCGAAGCATCGCGAACTCATCGAGCGGGAGGCCCGCACGCGAGGCTATCGCGTGACCTGCATCGGCACGATCCGCCCGCAGCAGTTTGGAATGCAGATGACATCCGATGGCCGGATCCTGCCCATGCCGGCAACCAGCTACGAGCATTTCTACTGA
- the lon gene encoding endopeptidase La: MTDPNEQEIQPPQNIEVPNQLPLLPVRDIVVFPYMVLPLFVGRDMSIKAIEAALAGNRMIFLATQKALDVENPAPKDIHSIGTVGIIMRMLKLPDERIKILVQGIAKAKITKYIQTDPYYSVRIDKLADTKSAATTLEAEAVMRTVKEQIERIVSLGKVLIPDVMVVIENLEEPGRLADMVASNLGLKVDATQAVLEISDPILRLRQVSDILGKEIEVLSMQQKIQAQAKGEMDKTQREYFLREQLKAIQKELGELDERAEEITEFRKRIKDAKMPDKVLKETEKQLKRLEKMHPDTAESATVRTYLEWMVELPWSKRSKDNLELKAAAKVLNDDHYDLEKVKERILEYLAVRKLKEKMKGPILCFVGPPGVGKTSLGKSIARALGREFVRISLGGVRDEAEIRGHRRTYVGALPGRIIQGMKQAGTANPVFMLDEVDKVGMDFRGDPSAALLEVLDPEQNSAFTDHYLGVPFDLTEVMFITTANLIDPILPALRDRMEVIEIPGYTEEEKLGIAQKYLIPRQLEEHGITGKHVRLTEPAIRQIISHYTREAGVRNLEREIANVMRKVAKKVAEGKAQGFPIDPSNLHKYLGVPKYVPEAELEKDEIGVATGLAWTEAGGDVLYIEATVMKGKGQLTLTGHLGDVMKESAQAALSYVRSREKTLNLNPGMFSKQDLHIHVPAGAIPKDGPSAGITMATAIASAFSGTPARRDLAMTGEITLRGRVLPIGGLKEKILAAKRAKLTTVILPRRNKKDLEEIPKHLLKGIQLAFVDTMDDVMKIALRRRAKTPSTSQRPSAPSAPTRIRPMRPGKGRRPHELPATLMASRPPTRT, from the coding sequence ATGACCGATCCAAACGAGCAAGAAATTCAGCCTCCTCAAAACATTGAGGTCCCCAATCAGCTCCCGCTGTTGCCGGTCCGCGACATCGTCGTCTTTCCGTACATGGTGCTCCCCCTCTTCGTCGGACGCGACATGTCGATCAAAGCCATCGAGGCCGCCCTTGCCGGCAACCGGATGATTTTCCTGGCGACTCAGAAAGCGCTCGACGTCGAGAACCCCGCCCCCAAAGACATCCACTCGATCGGCACCGTCGGCATCATCATGCGCATGCTGAAGTTGCCGGACGAACGCATCAAAATTTTGGTGCAGGGTATCGCTAAAGCGAAAATCACCAAATACATTCAGACCGACCCGTACTATTCGGTTCGCATCGACAAACTGGCCGATACGAAGTCGGCGGCGACCACACTCGAGGCCGAAGCCGTCATGCGGACGGTGAAAGAACAGATCGAACGAATCGTGAGTTTGGGAAAAGTCTTGATTCCCGACGTCATGGTCGTCATCGAGAACCTCGAAGAGCCCGGCCGCTTGGCCGATATGGTCGCGTCCAATCTCGGACTCAAAGTCGACGCCACCCAAGCGGTCTTGGAGATCTCCGACCCGATCCTGCGCCTTCGCCAGGTGAGCGACATTCTCGGGAAAGAGATCGAAGTCCTGTCCATGCAGCAAAAGATCCAGGCGCAGGCCAAAGGGGAGATGGACAAAACCCAGCGTGAGTACTTCCTGCGGGAGCAGCTGAAAGCCATTCAAAAAGAATTGGGCGAGCTCGACGAACGGGCGGAAGAAATCACGGAATTCCGTAAGCGGATCAAAGACGCCAAGATGCCCGACAAGGTCTTGAAGGAGACCGAAAAACAGCTCAAGCGTCTCGAAAAAATGCACCCCGACACCGCCGAATCGGCGACCGTGCGTACCTATCTGGAGTGGATGGTCGAACTGCCGTGGTCGAAGCGCTCGAAAGACAACCTTGAGCTGAAGGCCGCCGCCAAGGTGTTGAACGACGATCATTATGACCTCGAAAAGGTCAAAGAGCGAATTCTGGAGTATCTGGCCGTCCGAAAACTGAAAGAGAAGATGAAGGGTCCGATTCTCTGCTTTGTCGGCCCGCCCGGAGTCGGCAAGACCTCATTGGGAAAATCGATCGCCCGCGCATTGGGACGGGAATTCGTCCGGATCAGCTTGGGCGGTGTGCGCGATGAGGCCGAAATCCGCGGGCATCGACGCACGTACGTGGGCGCCTTACCCGGACGCATCATCCAAGGCATGAAGCAGGCGGGCACCGCGAATCCGGTGTTCATGCTCGATGAAGTGGACAAAGTCGGAATGGACTTTCGGGGCGACCCCTCTGCGGCCCTGCTGGAAGTCTTGGACCCGGAGCAGAACAGCGCGTTCACCGACCATTATCTCGGGGTTCCATTCGACCTGACCGAAGTGATGTTCATTACCACGGCGAACTTGATCGACCCGATCCTTCCCGCGCTGCGCGATCGCATGGAGGTCATCGAAATCCCGGGGTATACCGAGGAAGAAAAACTCGGCATCGCGCAGAAATACCTGATTCCCCGCCAGCTCGAGGAGCACGGGATCACCGGCAAGCATGTCCGATTGACGGAACCGGCGATCCGGCAAATTATCTCGCATTACACGCGGGAGGCCGGCGTTCGGAATCTTGAGCGCGAAATCGCCAACGTAATGCGCAAAGTCGCCAAGAAAGTCGCCGAAGGCAAAGCTCAAGGGTTCCCCATTGATCCCTCCAATCTCCATAAATATTTGGGCGTCCCGAAATATGTGCCGGAAGCGGAACTCGAAAAAGACGAAATCGGCGTGGCAACGGGCCTCGCTTGGACCGAAGCCGGTGGCGATGTCCTGTACATCGAAGCGACCGTGATGAAGGGAAAAGGTCAATTGACTCTCACCGGCCACCTGGGAGACGTCATGAAGGAGTCCGCCCAGGCGGCACTCAGTTACGTCCGTTCACGAGAAAAAACCTTGAACCTCAACCCCGGCATGTTCAGCAAACAAGACCTGCACATCCATGTGCCGGCAGGCGCCATCCCCAAGGATGGTCCCTCGGCTGGTATCACGATGGCGACCGCCATCGCCTCGGCATTTTCGGGTACTCCGGCAAGGCGAGATCTGGCCATGACCGGAGAAATCACCTTGCGCGGTCGCGTGCTCCCGATCGGAGGGCTCAAGGAAAAGATTCTGGCGGCGAAACGGGCAAAGCTCACGACCGTGATCCTTCCGCGTCGGAATAAGAAGGACCTGGAGGAAATTCCCAAACATCTCCTCAAGGGCATTCAATTGGCGTTCGTCGATACGATGGACGACGTCATGAAGATCGCCCTGCGCAGACGGGCCAAGACTCCATCGACATCTCAAAGGCCGTCGGCACCTTCGGCGCCGACCCGTATCCGTCCCATGCGTCCCGGCAAAGGTCGACGACCGCACGAACTCCCTGCCACACTGATGGCGAGCCGACCCCCAACTCGCACATAG
- the galU gene encoding UTP--glucose-1-phosphate uridylyltransferase GalU: MSRFAVRKAVIPAAGLGTRFLPATKASPKEMLPLVDKPLIQYTVEEAVASGIEDIIVITGRGKRAIEDHFDRSVELEENLKGTGKSQILHQMRQISNLANFCYVRQSEALGLGHAVLCAQHLIGDEPFAVILGDEIIDAHVPALAQLVHVYKKRHGAVLGVQDVPKADVSRYGIVTPKRVAHGLHRVEGLVEKPAPVDAPSTLAVIGRYILPPEIFPILRKTAPGKNGEIQLTDALKELARRSPMYALEVEGQRHDAGDKLGFLIATVEFALKNPALGAEFRDYLSARMHTTSMNRRG, from the coding sequence ATGTCACGATTCGCAGTCAGAAAAGCGGTCATTCCCGCTGCCGGCCTTGGGACACGCTTCCTTCCCGCCACAAAGGCGTCACCCAAAGAAATGTTGCCCCTGGTCGATAAGCCGCTCATTCAATATACGGTCGAAGAAGCGGTTGCCTCAGGGATCGAAGATATCATCGTGATCACCGGCCGCGGCAAACGCGCCATCGAAGACCATTTTGACCGGTCCGTCGAGTTGGAAGAAAATTTGAAAGGCACCGGCAAGAGTCAGATCCTCCATCAAATGCGACAGATTTCGAACCTGGCCAATTTCTGCTACGTGCGGCAATCCGAGGCCCTTGGCCTCGGCCATGCCGTGTTGTGTGCGCAACACTTAATCGGCGATGAACCGTTCGCGGTCATACTCGGCGATGAGATCATCGATGCCCATGTTCCGGCGCTTGCGCAATTGGTCCACGTCTATAAGAAACGCCACGGGGCGGTGCTGGGAGTCCAGGACGTTCCGAAGGCGGACGTCAGCCGGTACGGCATTGTGACGCCCAAGCGCGTCGCCCATGGCCTGCATCGAGTCGAAGGTCTGGTTGAAAAACCGGCGCCGGTCGATGCTCCATCAACGCTGGCTGTGATCGGCCGATATATCCTTCCTCCGGAAATCTTTCCTATTTTGAGAAAAACCGCGCCCGGAAAGAACGGAGAAATTCAGTTGACCGATGCCCTCAAGGAGCTCGCGAGACGATCTCCGATGTACGCGCTTGAGGTGGAGGGACAGCGCCATGACGCCGGAGACAAACTGGGATTCTTGATCGCCACCGTCGAGTTCGCATTGAAGAATCCGGCATTAGGAGCGGAATTCCGCGACTACCTTTCGGCCAGAATGCACACCACATCGATGAATCGCCGGGGTTGA
- the bamA gene encoding outer membrane protein assembly factor BamA, which yields MTQHVVHRPRCFVVAVVVFSVLWGVLDALAQTPEVKVTSIEIRGAKRIEIPAIAGRLTLKANDPYTPENVRGQVKILYDTGFFEDVQVETESVAEGMAVTFVVREKPFITEIVFDGNQSLTDEKLKEKTTIRNQTFLDQQLVKESAENIRQAYQHDGYYNAQVTPVIQTLDEDRKRLMFHITEGEKARIKTVVFEGLRAATKNEMFAVMSTREWIPWYGFFTKWKLPSVVSDAGVLKRDELTNDVERLKEVLLNKGYFNVRVGQPVVELSEDKQWFIITYHISEGEPFTIGEIGFRGYTVFEEPELREGLRMKEGEIFQRAKIRDEITRLTDMYGSKGYSFAEVMPGVNPNNEERTVGIIFNIKEGEMMRIRQINIYGNDKTRDNVIRREIRVDEQDVIDTASLKRSFQRLNNLNFFETVEILPAQISADKVDLNVRVKEKPTGMFSLGGGFSTLDRLVAIADITQGNLGGYGYLGRIRGQLGQRRSLGSITFRNPYLNDSLTSLQLDGYSSMTNYLSYFERRTGGNITLGRWLSEYVTGSVSLFAEQIRFSDPQLGICPDLVPIVCRQLETRSSTGFRTTMFRDTRDYYIDPRSGWRVGGGFDVGTPYMGGTNNFIKYYVDVIKVTPLPFDLRVSVRARYGEVKAMGGTEVPLNERFFVGGINTMRGFAFGRAGPTVPTTHAPFGAVRQLIFNTELIFTISSEAKLNGVIFFDYGKGFDDGESLSIDLRPATGLEGRWISPFGPLRVAYGINLDARTGERFGVFEFTIGTLF from the coding sequence GTGACCCAGCATGTCGTCCACAGACCTCGATGCTTCGTGGTCGCTGTCGTGGTGTTCTCTGTGTTGTGGGGGGTGCTCGACGCGCTCGCTCAGACACCGGAAGTCAAGGTGACGTCGATTGAGATCCGGGGGGCCAAGCGTATCGAAATCCCGGCCATTGCCGGCCGGCTCACATTGAAAGCCAACGATCCTTATACGCCGGAAAATGTGCGTGGCCAAGTGAAGATCTTATACGATACGGGCTTTTTCGAGGATGTGCAGGTTGAAACCGAATCGGTCGCCGAGGGAATGGCCGTGACGTTTGTCGTGCGGGAGAAGCCGTTCATCACCGAGATCGTCTTCGACGGCAATCAAAGCTTGACCGATGAAAAGCTGAAGGAAAAGACGACCATCAGGAACCAGACATTCCTCGACCAGCAACTGGTGAAGGAAAGCGCCGAGAATATCCGGCAAGCGTACCAGCATGATGGGTACTACAACGCTCAAGTCACGCCGGTGATTCAGACGTTGGATGAGGATCGAAAGCGCCTGATGTTCCATATCACCGAGGGGGAGAAGGCGAGAATCAAAACGGTGGTATTTGAAGGACTCCGCGCGGCGACCAAAAACGAGATGTTCGCGGTCATGTCGACGAGGGAATGGATTCCTTGGTATGGATTCTTTACCAAGTGGAAGCTCCCATCTGTGGTGTCCGATGCCGGTGTGCTCAAACGGGACGAGCTGACGAACGATGTGGAGCGGCTCAAGGAAGTGCTGTTGAACAAGGGGTACTTCAATGTCCGAGTCGGCCAGCCTGTGGTCGAGCTGAGCGAGGACAAGCAGTGGTTCATCATCACCTATCACATTTCCGAAGGGGAGCCGTTCACCATCGGTGAAATCGGGTTTCGGGGGTATACGGTCTTCGAAGAGCCGGAGCTTCGCGAAGGATTGCGGATGAAGGAGGGGGAGATTTTTCAGCGAGCCAAAATCCGAGATGAGATCACCCGGTTGACGGATATGTACGGAAGCAAGGGATACTCCTTTGCGGAAGTGATGCCCGGGGTGAATCCGAACAATGAAGAGCGGACGGTCGGCATCATCTTCAATATCAAAGAAGGCGAGATGATGCGCATACGTCAGATCAATATCTACGGGAACGACAAGACGCGGGACAATGTCATACGCCGGGAAATTCGAGTCGATGAACAGGATGTGATCGACACGGCCTCACTGAAACGAAGTTTCCAACGGTTGAACAACCTGAATTTCTTTGAAACGGTCGAAATCCTTCCGGCGCAAATCTCAGCAGACAAGGTTGATCTGAACGTGCGTGTGAAGGAAAAGCCGACCGGGATGTTCAGCCTCGGCGGAGGGTTCAGCACATTGGACCGGCTAGTGGCGATCGCCGATATTACCCAGGGTAACTTAGGAGGGTATGGCTATCTTGGACGTATTCGGGGACAGCTTGGACAGCGAAGAAGCCTGGGTTCCATCACGTTCCGCAATCCTTACCTGAACGATTCATTGACCTCGTTGCAGCTGGACGGCTATAGCAGCATGACGAACTACCTCTCGTATTTTGAGAGACGAACCGGAGGGAACATCACGCTCGGTCGCTGGCTGTCGGAGTATGTCACCGGGAGCGTCAGCCTCTTTGCCGAGCAAATCAGGTTTAGCGACCCTCAGTTAGGGATCTGTCCGGATCTGGTTCCCATCGTCTGTCGCCAGTTGGAAACCCGGTCGTCAACGGGATTTCGGACGACCATGTTCAGAGACACCAGAGACTACTATATCGATCCCCGATCAGGCTGGCGGGTTGGAGGAGGGTTCGATGTCGGCACTCCCTATATGGGGGGGACCAACAATTTCATCAAGTATTACGTGGATGTGATCAAGGTCACCCCTCTTCCCTTTGATCTGAGAGTGTCGGTGCGGGCACGGTATGGAGAGGTCAAAGCGATGGGAGGGACGGAAGTCCCGCTGAACGAGCGATTCTTCGTCGGCGGCATCAACACGATGCGAGGGTTTGCTTTCGGTCGGGCCGGCCCCACGGTTCCCACGACGCATGCACCGTTCGGCGCCGTCAGGCAATTGATTTTCAACACCGAACTGATTTTTACGATTTCTTCCGAGGCAAAGTTGAACGGCGTCATCTTTTTCGACTATGGGAAAGGTTTTGACGACGGTGAGTCGTTGTCGATCGATTTGAGACCTGCCACCGGTTTAGAGGGGCGCTGGATCTCTCCCTTCGGTCCGTTGCGTGTTGCCTATGGAATCAATCTTGATGCCCGTACCGGTGAGCGGTTCGGGGTTTTCGAGTTTACGATCGGGACATTATTTTAG